A single region of the Pseudomonas granadensis genome encodes:
- a CDS encoding bile acid:sodium symporter family protein, whose product MKRPRFLPDNFTLTLIGVVLLASFLPASGQVAVGFGWLTNLAIALLFFLHGAKLSRESIIAGAGHWRLHLLVFGLTFVLFPLLGLALKPVLSPLIGDKLYMGMLYLCALPATVQSAIAFTSLARGNIPAAICSAAASSLFGIFLTPLLVTLLLNVHGDGGSTLDAIVKISVQLLLPFIAGQIARRWIGAWVGRNKNWLKFVDQGSILLVVYGAFSEAVNEGIWQQIPLFELLGLIVVCCILLALVLMASILLGKAFGFNQEDRITILFCGSKKSLATGVPMAQVLFAGSTIGVLILPLMLFHQIQLMVCAVLAQRYARRPESVPELMAQIDP is encoded by the coding sequence ATGAAGCGCCCCCGTTTTTTGCCCGACAACTTCACCCTGACACTGATCGGCGTGGTCCTGTTGGCGAGTTTTCTGCCGGCCAGCGGCCAGGTCGCGGTCGGCTTCGGCTGGCTGACCAACCTCGCCATCGCGCTGCTGTTTTTCCTGCATGGCGCCAAACTGTCCCGCGAATCGATCATCGCCGGTGCCGGTCACTGGCGCCTGCATCTGCTGGTGTTCGGTTTGACCTTCGTACTGTTCCCGCTATTGGGGCTGGCTTTGAAACCGGTACTGTCACCGTTGATCGGCGACAAGCTGTACATGGGCATGCTGTACCTGTGCGCATTGCCTGCCACGGTGCAATCGGCGATTGCCTTCACTTCGCTGGCGCGGGGCAATATTCCGGCGGCGATTTGCAGCGCGGCGGCGTCGAGTCTGTTCGGAATTTTTCTCACGCCGTTGCTGGTCACGCTGTTGCTCAACGTCCACGGTGACGGCGGTTCGACGCTCGATGCCATCGTGAAAATCAGTGTGCAATTGCTGCTGCCATTCATTGCCGGGCAGATCGCTCGGCGCTGGATCGGCGCCTGGGTCGGGCGCAACAAAAACTGGCTGAAGTTCGTCGATCAGGGCTCGATTCTGTTGGTGGTCTACGGCGCGTTCAGCGAGGCAGTCAACGAGGGCATCTGGCAGCAGATTCCGCTGTTCGAATTGCTCGGGCTGATCGTGGTCTGCTGCATCCTGCTGGCGCTGGTGCTGATGGCGTCGATCCTGCTCGGCAAGGCGTTTGGCTTCAATCAGGAGGACCGCATCACTATTTTGTTCTGCGGTTCGAAAAAGAGCCTGGCCACCGGCGTGCCGATGGCGCAGGTGTTGTTCGCCGGCAGCACCATTGGCGTGCTGATCCTGCCGCTGATGCTGTTCCATCAGATCCAGTTGATGGTCTGCGCGGTGCTGGCCCAGCGGTATGCGCGCCGGCCCGAATCAGTGCCGGAGTTGATGGCTCAGATCGATCCCTGA
- a CDS encoding AraC family transcriptional regulator produces MPPKGQTNSVRRSIPGLPSLPRPLYGRTESLPNRALTRRHSHPWVQLSYAIQGVLEVQTSAGRFVAPPERAVWIPAGVPHRVFSAPHTEMRSLYIDCSVSSWAAEHCHVLAVSDLLRELIRAFSQVPVEYDENGAHGRLAQVILDQLAEAAQIDLMLPLPQDPRLKQIYQSLEQHPEQQTTLSHWSERFGVTEKTLTRLFLRDTGLTFRAWRQRLRLLGALTPLEKGERVTDVALACGYDSTSAFIAAFRQQFGQTPGEFFR; encoded by the coding sequence ATGCCGCCTAAAGGACAAACCAACAGCGTTCGCCGCAGCATTCCCGGGCTGCCCAGCCTGCCGCGTCCGCTGTACGGCAGAACCGAATCGCTGCCCAATCGCGCCCTGACCCGCCGCCATAGTCACCCATGGGTGCAGTTGTCCTACGCGATCCAGGGCGTACTCGAGGTGCAGACCAGCGCCGGGCGTTTCGTCGCCCCGCCCGAGCGCGCCGTGTGGATTCCCGCCGGTGTGCCGCATCGGGTCTTCAGCGCGCCGCACACGGAAATGCGCAGCCTGTACATCGATTGCAGCGTTTCGAGCTGGGCCGCCGAGCATTGCCATGTGCTGGCTGTCAGCGATCTGCTGCGCGAATTGATCCGTGCGTTCAGCCAGGTGCCGGTGGAATACGACGAGAACGGCGCGCACGGTCGCCTGGCGCAAGTCATCCTCGACCAGCTCGCCGAGGCCGCGCAGATCGACCTGATGCTGCCACTGCCACAAGATCCGCGCTTGAAGCAGATCTACCAGAGCCTCGAACAACACCCGGAACAACAAACCACGCTCAGCCACTGGAGCGAGCGGTTCGGCGTCACCGAAAAAACCCTTACCCGTCTGTTCCTGCGCGACACCGGCCTGACCTTCCGCGCCTGGCGCCAACGCCTGCGCCTGCTCGGCGCGCTGACGCCGCTTGAAAAAGGCGAACGGGTGACTGACGTGGCATTGGCGTGCGGGTATGACTCGACGTCGGCGTTCATTGCGGCGTTTCGGCAACAGTTTGGGCAAACGCCAGGGGAGTTTTTTCGCTAG
- a CDS encoding FecCD family ABC transporter permease: MSSMTDTVEVQRETYRRLVLRKRLILAGLVFLLLCSVLLDLALGPASYSLSEVLGALLSPDSASPQVRVVMWDIRLPVALMAVAVGAALSLAGAQMQTILNNPLASPFTLGISAAASFGAALGLAFGVALFPLAAQFMVPLNAFIMAMLSALLIHFLSMRRGVTAETIVLLGIALVFTFNALLALVQFFATEQAVAAVVFWTMGSLTKATWPKLGIICLVILITLPIFARRAWALTALRLGDDKAASFGINVRSLRFQTLIMVSLLASFPVAFVGTIGFIGLVGPHIARMLIGEDQRFFLPASLLTGALILSASSVVSKTLIPGAIFPIGVVTSLIGVPFFISLILGGKKNSW, from the coding sequence ATGAGCTCGATGACCGACACCGTGGAAGTCCAGCGCGAAACCTATCGCCGTCTGGTGCTGCGCAAACGCCTGATCCTCGCCGGGCTGGTGTTTTTACTGCTGTGCAGCGTACTGCTCGATCTGGCGCTCGGCCCGGCCAGCTACAGCCTCAGCGAAGTGCTCGGCGCCCTGTTGTCACCGGACAGTGCCTCGCCGCAAGTGCGCGTGGTGATGTGGGACATTCGCCTGCCCGTGGCGTTGATGGCGGTGGCCGTTGGCGCGGCGTTGTCGCTGGCCGGCGCGCAGATGCAGACGATCCTCAACAACCCGCTGGCCAGCCCGTTCACCCTGGGCATTTCCGCCGCCGCCAGCTTCGGCGCGGCGCTGGGTCTTGCCTTCGGCGTCGCGCTATTTCCGCTGGCTGCGCAATTCATGGTGCCGCTCAATGCGTTCATCATGGCCATGCTTTCGGCGCTGCTGATTCACTTTTTGAGCATGCGCCGTGGGGTCACCGCCGAGACCATTGTTCTGCTGGGCATTGCCCTGGTCTTCACCTTCAACGCGCTGCTGGCGCTGGTGCAGTTTTTTGCCACCGAGCAAGCCGTCGCCGCCGTAGTGTTCTGGACCATGGGCAGCCTGACCAAAGCCACCTGGCCAAAACTTGGCATCATCTGCCTGGTGATCCTTATCACCCTGCCGATTTTCGCCCGCCGTGCCTGGGCCTTGACCGCCCTGCGCCTGGGCGATGACAAGGCGGCGAGTTTCGGCATCAACGTGCGCAGCCTGCGCTTTCAGACGCTGATCATGGTGAGCCTGCTCGCCTCGTTTCCCGTGGCGTTCGTCGGCACCATCGGCTTTATCGGCCTGGTCGGCCCGCATATCGCCCGGATGCTGATCGGCGAAGACCAACGCTTCTTCCTGCCGGCCTCGCTGCTCACAGGGGCGCTGATCCTGTCGGCCAGTTCGGTGGTCAGCAAGACCCTGATTCCCGGCGCGATTTTCCCGATCGGCGTGGTCACCTCGCTGATCGGCGTGCCGTTCTTCATTTCACTTATTCTCGGCGGGAAGAAAAACTCATGGTGA
- a CDS encoding ABC transporter ATP-binding protein, whose protein sequence is MVKLQLDNLGARYGQREIIRGVSTAPFLGGQVVAVVGPNAAGKSTLFKRMAGLIDGPGQVILQDSKKGPTGISYMPQGLNASARLTVYESVLLARKQLTPGWVVHDDELKLVDDILAALGITALSFRNLGELSGGQQQLVSIAQTLVREPEILLMDEPTSALDMHRQVQVLNFMRSLARQREVIVFIAIHDLNQALRFADQVLVIADGTTQGSGPSSEVITEQMLRSVYKVEARIEQCSRGLHHILIDDIV, encoded by the coding sequence ATGGTGAAGCTGCAACTGGACAATCTGGGCGCCCGCTATGGCCAGCGCGAGATCATCCGCGGCGTCTCCACCGCGCCGTTTCTGGGTGGTCAGGTGGTCGCAGTGGTCGGGCCGAATGCGGCCGGCAAATCGACGTTGTTCAAGCGCATGGCCGGGCTGATCGACGGCCCTGGCCAAGTGATCCTGCAGGACTCGAAAAAAGGCCCGACGGGGATCAGCTACATGCCCCAGGGCCTGAACGCCAGCGCCCGCCTGACCGTGTACGAATCGGTGCTGCTGGCGCGCAAACAACTGACGCCGGGCTGGGTCGTCCACGATGACGAACTGAAACTGGTCGACGACATTCTCGCCGCACTGGGCATCACCGCCCTGTCGTTTCGCAACCTCGGTGAACTCAGTGGCGGGCAGCAGCAACTGGTGTCCATCGCGCAGACACTGGTGCGCGAACCGGAAATCCTGCTGATGGACGAACCGACCAGCGCCCTCGACATGCATCGACAAGTGCAGGTGCTGAACTTCATGCGCAGCCTGGCGCGGCAACGCGAGGTGATCGTGTTCATTGCGATTCATGATCTGAACCAGGCGCTGCGGTTTGCCGATCAGGTGCTGGTCATCGCTGATGGCACCACCCAGGGCAGCGGCCCGAGCAGTGAGGTCATCACCGAGCAGATGCTGCGCAGCGTGTACAAGGTTGAAGCGCGGATCGAACAGTGCAGCCGCGGGCTGCACCATATTCTGATCGACGATATCGTCTGA
- a CDS encoding ABC transporter substrate-binding protein encodes MAIFDRRSQAVAALLLAGVLSLFSLAPRSADAADSDAARTEVTDLLGRKVKVHLPVRRVILGEGRQLYLVAALDTQNPIERIVGWRKDLIQSDPDTYNAYLRKFPAIAKIPTFGGFEDGTFDIEQAISQRPDVIILNIEAQHATEDARYIEKLDALGIPVVYVDFRNNPMQNTEPTMRLFGQLFGKEQRAEAFIDFRNQQIHRVTDVIEKQHPPRPSVFIERIGGYTDDCCLSFGNENFGLFVDMAGGNNVARGIIATTFGQLNPEQVIVANPAHVVVTSANWEAFAPGGHWVGVGPGADMAQAREKLAWYTQRPAYAGIKAQEHHAFHAIWHQFYNSPYQFVAIQQLAKWFHPELFADLDPDAAFRELHERFLPVPYESGYFVSLGETEAKP; translated from the coding sequence ATGGCGATTTTCGATCGACGCAGCCAGGCGGTTGCTGCGCTGTTACTGGCGGGCGTGCTGAGCCTGTTTTCCCTCGCGCCGCGCAGTGCTGACGCTGCTGACAGCGACGCTGCGCGCACCGAGGTGACCGACCTGCTGGGACGCAAAGTCAAGGTGCATCTGCCGGTCAGACGGGTGATCCTCGGTGAAGGCCGGCAGCTGTATCTGGTCGCGGCGCTCGATACACAGAACCCGATCGAACGCATCGTTGGCTGGCGCAAGGACCTGATCCAGTCCGACCCGGACACCTACAACGCGTACCTGCGCAAATTCCCCGCCATCGCCAAAATCCCCACTTTTGGTGGTTTCGAGGATGGCACCTTCGATATCGAGCAGGCCATCTCGCAACGCCCGGACGTGATCATCCTCAACATCGAGGCGCAGCACGCCACCGAGGATGCGCGTTACATCGAAAAGCTCGACGCCCTCGGCATCCCGGTGGTGTACGTCGACTTTCGCAACAACCCGATGCAGAACACCGAGCCGACCATGCGCCTGTTCGGCCAGTTGTTCGGCAAGGAGCAACGGGCCGAAGCGTTCATCGATTTTCGCAACCAGCAGATCCATCGCGTCACCGACGTCATCGAAAAACAGCACCCGCCTCGCCCGAGCGTGTTCATCGAGCGCATCGGCGGTTACACCGATGATTGCTGCCTGAGTTTCGGCAATGAAAACTTCGGCCTGTTCGTCGACATGGCCGGCGGCAACAACGTCGCGCGCGGCATCATTGCGACCACGTTCGGCCAGTTGAATCCCGAGCAAGTCATCGTCGCCAATCCGGCGCATGTGGTGGTCACCAGCGCCAACTGGGAAGCGTTTGCCCCCGGTGGGCACTGGGTCGGCGTCGGCCCCGGCGCAGACATGGCGCAGGCACGGGAAAAACTCGCCTGGTACACCCAGCGCCCGGCCTACGCCGGCATCAAGGCTCAGGAGCATCACGCCTTCCACGCAATCTGGCATCAGTTTTACAACAGCCCCTACCAGTTCGTTGCCATCCAGCAATTGGCCAAATGGTTTCACCCGGAGCTGTTCGCCGATCTCGACCCGGACGCAGCGTTCCGCGAACTGCATGAGCGCTTCCTGCCGGTGCCGTACGAATCCGGCTACTTCGTCAGCCTGGGCGAGACCGAGGCCAAGCCATGA
- a CDS encoding TerC family protein, translated as MPATNLNIGEPWMWGAFIVFVLAMLALDLFVFGGRKAHRVSVREALAWVIAWCLLALSFAGLLWWYLHGEFGGEIARQKTLEFLTGYLIEQSLSIDNMFVFVMIFSYFAVPPELQRRVLLYGVLGAIVMRAVMIFAGVWLVSQFEWLLYAFGVFLIITGIKMLVFAEQQPDLEKNPLLRWVRNHMRITSGFHGERFFIVQNGVRWATPMFLVLVLIEASDLMFAVDSIPAIFAVTTDPFIVFTSNIFAIMGLRALYFLLADMADRFHLLKYGLAIVLVFIGGKMVLMPWFHMPVEWSLAVVGAVILGSVLLSLVMTREAERSTE; from the coding sequence ATGCCAGCGACCAACCTCAATATCGGCGAACCGTGGATGTGGGGCGCCTTCATCGTTTTTGTGCTGGCGATGCTGGCCTTGGACCTGTTTGTCTTCGGCGGGCGCAAGGCGCATCGGGTGTCAGTGCGTGAAGCGCTGGCCTGGGTGATTGCCTGGTGTCTGCTGGCGCTGAGCTTTGCCGGTTTGCTCTGGTGGTATCTGCACGGCGAGTTCGGCGGCGAAATCGCCCGGCAGAAAACCCTCGAATTTCTCACCGGTTATCTGATCGAGCAATCGCTGTCGATCGATAACATGTTCGTCTTCGTAATGATCTTCAGCTACTTCGCCGTGCCACCGGAATTGCAGCGACGGGTGCTGTTGTACGGAGTACTCGGGGCGATCGTGATGCGCGCGGTGATGATCTTTGCCGGGGTGTGGCTGGTGTCGCAGTTCGAATGGCTGCTGTATGCGTTCGGGGTGTTCCTGATCATCACCGGGATCAAGATGCTGGTGTTTGCCGAGCAGCAACCGGACCTGGAAAAAAACCCGCTGCTGCGCTGGGTACGCAATCACATGCGCATCACCAGCGGCTTTCACGGCGAACGGTTTTTCATCGTGCAGAACGGTGTGCGCTGGGCGACGCCGATGTTTCTGGTGCTGGTGCTGATCGAGGCCAGTGACCTGATGTTCGCGGTCGACAGCATCCCGGCAATCTTCGCGGTGACCACCGACCCGTTCATTGTCTTCACTTCGAATATCTTCGCGATCATGGGATTGCGTGCGCTGTACTTTTTGCTTGCGGACATGGCGGACCGCTTTCATTTGCTCAAGTACGGACTGGCGATTGTGCTGGTGTTCATCGGCGGCAAGATGGTGCTGATGCCGTGGTTCCACATGCCGGTGGAATGGTCGCTGGCGGTGGTCGGCGCGGTGATTCTGGGCTCGGTGTTGCTGAGCCTGGTGATGACGCGCGAGGCGGAACGCAGCACAGAATGA
- a CDS encoding polyamine ABC transporter substrate-binding protein, translating to MVTMKRILGATVCGLTLLASAVQAEQRELRVYNWADYILPAVPKDFAAQTGIKVTWDTFDTNESLEAKLLTGNSGYDLVVPSNQFLETQIKAGVFQKLDKSKLPNWSHQDPELLKLLGKNDPGNQYGVPYMVGTVLIGFNPAKVKAALGDNAPVDSWDLVFKPENMEKLKSCGVAMLDSPTEILPLALHYLGLDPNSQNPADYEKAKALMLKVRPYVTYFNSAKYMTDIANGDICVAIGYSGSFYQFGNRAKEAGNGVVVDWRLPKEGAPIWFDTFAIPKSAKNVTEAHEFLNHLLDPKVIAPISDFLGYPNANKDSLALINKEITDNPNLTPTPEALKKLYVVQPLPQKLERVRTRVWTSIKSDK from the coding sequence ATGGTCACGATGAAACGTATTCTGGGTGCCACTGTGTGTGGGCTGACGCTGTTGGCCAGCGCCGTCCAGGCCGAGCAACGCGAGCTGCGCGTCTACAACTGGGCTGATTACATCCTGCCCGCCGTGCCCAAGGATTTCGCCGCGCAAACCGGCATCAAAGTGACCTGGGACACCTTCGACACCAACGAATCGCTGGAAGCCAAGTTGCTCACTGGCAACTCCGGTTACGACCTGGTGGTGCCGTCCAACCAATTCCTCGAAACGCAGATCAAGGCCGGTGTGTTCCAGAAACTCGACAAGTCGAAATTGCCGAACTGGAGCCATCAGGACCCGGAACTATTGAAACTGTTGGGCAAGAACGATCCGGGCAACCAGTACGGCGTGCCTTACATGGTCGGCACCGTGTTGATCGGTTTCAACCCGGCCAAGGTCAAAGCGGCGCTGGGCGACAACGCACCGGTGGACAGCTGGGATCTGGTGTTCAAACCGGAGAACATGGAAAAGCTCAAATCCTGCGGCGTGGCGATGCTCGATTCGCCGACGGAAATCCTGCCGCTGGCGCTGCACTATCTCGGTCTCGACCCGAACAGCCAGAACCCCGCCGATTATGAAAAAGCCAAAGCGTTGATGCTCAAGGTTCGCCCGTACGTGACCTACTTCAACTCGGCCAAGTACATGACCGACATCGCCAACGGCGACATCTGCGTGGCCATCGGTTACTCGGGCAGCTTCTACCAGTTCGGCAACCGCGCCAAAGAGGCGGGCAATGGTGTGGTGGTCGACTGGCGCCTGCCGAAGGAAGGCGCGCCGATCTGGTTCGATACGTTCGCCATTCCTAAAAGCGCGAAAAACGTCACTGAGGCCCACGAATTCCTCAACCACTTGCTCGACCCGAAAGTCATCGCGCCAATCAGTGATTTCCTCGGTTACCCGAACGCGAACAAGGATTCGCTGGCGTTGATCAACAAGGAAATCACCGACAACCCGAACCTGACGCCAACCCCGGAAGCACTGAAAAAACTCTACGTGGTTCAGCCGTTGCCACAGAAGCTCGAACGCGTACGGACCCGCGTGTGGACCAGCATCAAGTCCGATAAATAA